The proteins below are encoded in one region of Plasmodium relictum strain SGS1 genome assembly, chromosome: 5:
- the LipB gene encoding lipoate-protein ligase B, putative: MNKKLLVIEILLNIIVFCGANKYIKIFKNESYSRGICLSFKNPEHKIKNMFIRNKYKLSIKKYIKSKVQMSNEIYVFDFSKKLIDYRLVFELQNFLHQSKIILQNENNLNILNKLELNKIKNLKKNLDKYDFCFILQHTPCYTLGSVADSNDILLDKKNYYVEELRSIYNNFDLNKIIQFMNKCENVKNDIDKCEYYDEKKDYYNEFLQNVNEKKIPIYRINRGGKATYHGPGQLVLYFIFNLKNYPSNYSERITSSNCNYPKKHFITQKNKENHLLDDNNNNMNIEHSFDLHKTINNFQKIGMETLNKLKIKTHIKDNIIGVFYNDKKIISIGLKIRKYISMHGMSLNFNINKNFLKFLLSCGMNHSHYVSLHELIEIKKKNYINDNKKSNHSTLLEKLTANSIESLKMIFGAKVKVVDDIRGIFA; this comes from the coding sequence atgaataaaaaattacttgTAATagaaattcttttaaatataatagttTTTTGTGGTGcaaataagtatataaaaatattcaaaaatgAAAGTTATTCAAGAGGAATAtgtttatcttttaaaaatcctgagcataaaattaaaaatatgtttatcAGGAATAAGTATAAACTGagcattaaaaaatatattaaaagcaAAGTGCAAATGTCAAATGAAATCTATGTTTTTGATTTTAGTAAAAAACTCATAGATTATCGACTAGTTTTTGAGTTGCAAAACTTTTTGCATCAgtcaaaaattattttacagaatgaaaacaatttaaatattttaaataaattagaattaaataaaataaaaaatttaaaaaaaaatcttgaTAAATATGATTTCTGTTTTATATTGCAACACACTCCCTGTTATACTTTAGGAAGTGTAGCTGATTCTAACGATATTCtcttagataaaaaaaattattatgttGAAGAATTAAGAAGCATATATAATAACtttgatttaaataaaattatccaatttatgaataaatgtgaaaatgttaaaaatgatatagaCAAGTGTGAATattatgatgaaaaaaaagattattataatgaatttttacaaaatgTAAACGAGAAAAAAATACCAATTTATCGTATTAACCGAGGAGGTAAAGCAACATATCATGGGCCAGGTCAGttagttttatattttatttttaatttaaaaaattatcctTCTAATTATAGTGAAAGAATCACTTCTTCTAATTGTAATTATCctaaaaaacattttataacacaaaaaaataaggaGAATCACTTATtagatgataataataataatatgaacaTAGAACACTCGTTTGATCTACATAaaacaataaataattttcaaaaaattggAATGGAAACcttgaataaattaaaaataaaaactcacattaaagataatataattggtgttttttataatgataaaaaaattatatcaatTGGCttgaaaataagaaaatatatatctatgCATGGGATGTCTTTAAACTTtaacattaataaaaattttttaaaattcttaTTATCATGTGGTATGAATCACAGTCATTATGTTTCACTACATGAACtaattgaaataaaaaaaaaaaattatattaacgataataaaaaaagtaatcaTAGTACTTTACTAGAAAAATTAACAGCTAATTCCATTGAGTcattaaaaatgatttttggCGCAAAAGTAAAAGTTGTAGATGACATACGTGGCATTTTTGCttaa
- the IMC1i gene encoding inner membrane complex protein 1i, putative, giving the protein MESETGNFSSSNIPYSFEHSKNISKKILKPIRQEKIVKVPVTQYVEKIIEKEQIKYVNKYVDVVKPVITYKTKHIPKPIYLDKIKYEPKLIEKEKIIHIPKIEYRNKVVEIPVYIHKEKIIEKKVPLVIERVVPVLKIKRIEKEILTNTVEIPETSEISKNETNIKISKNAHDLNKEVLIKIPIKKNTCSSDLKNSKEDVYVPETCRQYESLNEPIMYSPMQVSPKIDHFKGHKLNSDNSNTTSDKDSYMKRLDHKNETGYHDATNDDVNYDVIADNENRINDAQINSKEYIKSMEENYYDIDERRKGFNTTHVSIHLPTTQNAVQESVEQSYLNSYNNDCNISMNHIIDIKRSNDNDSISRRYNEDNINTVINEKLIHESCNGSRKQSSILIQGNIPGSYHTFTKDHTEVEQKYVNPSNMHISYENYASSQNIYGQRSVPSKSNFKPSYANSNGQAIVSVRPATIVEFKPKQRKNKTSLCNFMNNCCGGNDL; this is encoded by the coding sequence atggaAAGTGAAACAGgaaatttttcttcttcaaaTATTCCTTATAGTTTTGAACATTCGAAAAAtattagtaaaaaaattcttaaacCAATACGCCAAGAGAAAATAGTTAAAGTACCTGTGACTCAGTATGTAGAAAAGATAATAGAAAAAGAGCAAATAAAATACGTGAATAAATATGTAGATGTTGTAAAACCAGTTATAACATACAAAACAAAGCACATACCAAAACCCATAtatttagataaaattaaatatgagcccaaattaatagaaaaagaaaaaattatacacattccaaaaatagaatatagaaataaagtTGTAGAAATTCCTGTTTATAttcataaagaaaaaataatagaaaaaaaagttccTTTAGTAATTGAACGTGTTGTTCCAGttcttaaaattaaaagaattgaaaaagaaattttaactAACACAGTGGAAATTCCTGAAACTAGtgaaatatcaaaaaatgaaacgaatataaaaatttcgaAAAATGCTCATGATCTAAACAAAGaagttttaattaaaattccaataaaaaaaaatacttgcTCATCAGATTTAAAAAACAGTAAAGAAGATGTTTACGTTCCAGAAACATGTAGACAATATGAATCATTAAATGAGCCTATTATGTATTCACCTATGCAAGTATCTCCAAAAATTGATCATTTTAAAGGTCATAAATTAAATAGTGATAACAGCAATACTACTTCTGATAAAGATTCATACATGAAACGTTTAGATCATAAAAACGAAACTGGATATCACGATGCTACCAATGATGATGTAAATTATGATGTAATAGCAGACAAcgaaaatagaataaatgaTGCACAGATTAATTCTAAggaatatattaaaagtatggaagaaaattattatgatATAGATGAACGACGTAAAGGTTTTAATACTACTCATGTAAGTATTCATTTACCTACAACACAAAATGCGGTACAAGAGTCAGTTGAGCAAAGTTATTTGAATTCCTACAACAATGACTGCAATATATCTATGAATCACATAATAGATATTAAACGTAGTAATGATAACGATAGCATATCTAGAAGATACAATGAggataatataaatacagttattaatgaaaaattaattcatgAATCTTGTAATGGCTCCAGGAAGCAGTCTTCAATACTAATACAAGGAAATATACCTGGAAGTTATCATACTTTTACAAAGGATCATACTGAAGTGGAGCAAAAATATGTTAATCCATCAAATATGCACATTTCTTATGAAAATTATGCTTCATCACAAAACATATACGGACAACGATCAGTTCCAAGCAAATCAAATTTTAAACCATCTTATGCTAATAGTAATGGACAAGCAATTGTATCAGTACGACCTGCAACAATTGTAGAATTTAAGCcaaaacaaagaaaaaataaaacatcactttgtaattttatgaataattGTTGTGGTGGTAatgatttataa
- a CDS encoding alpha/beta hydrolase, putative, with the protein MFFLRHPRDEYDEEFLGPNFLQFYDKNYYRKDIIIKNRRGEKLRCCYFTPFNYNENTPCVIYTHSTSSCQLETLDILHILLACDCSIFSYDCAGCGLSDGFYSTKGWNESQDLFLILNHLRNIEKIKNFVLWGKYSGAVSSIITAALDGNIKLLILDSPYVSLTELYKTTFHLNAKRKREVIFKNICLYFARKKIKKKFHYDINNVCPIFFIENITIPTIYIISKNDKIVHPVHSLYLAYKQNKANKTIYISEKTVQSYESFSYENKLTVAIKYVLYGSASKSGIKIFDISEYYKLFNALKNKYSYEFNFIDKLIIKKQKQKSKIINNVKKFICFKYKTQSSLNSSNCLYQSTLCSMRDTNPNENEYMQYESIDDMKYGNYKNDKYIETGIINKYEGLFSDVENIINESNETNFLKSNDSENLNKFNQTYKQIDGKKDQRPFKILHMQSARSSLKSKKSTYKKSLTWDSKLHSSITYFKEDCPFELMKNDEYI; encoded by the exons atgttttttttaagacaCCCAAGAGATGAATATGATGAAGAATTTTTAGGTCCTAATTTTTTGcaattttatgataaaaattattatagaaaagatataattataaagaatagAAGAGGAGAGAAATTAAGATGTTGCTATTTTACtccttttaattataatgaaaatactCCTTGTGTTATCTATACACATTCAACAAGTAGCTGCCAACTAGAAACATTAGATATATTACACATTTTACTAGCATGTGATTgctctattttttcttatgattGTGCTGGTTGTGGGTTATCTGATGGATTTTATTCAACAAAAGGTTGGAATGAATCAcaagatttatttttaattttaaatcatCTAAGAAATAtcgaaaaaattaaaaattttgtcCTTTGGGGGAAATATTCCGGTGCAGTAAGTTCAATAATAACAGCGGCTCTGGATGGGAATATCAAATTACTa ATTTTAGATTCCCCATATGTATCATTGACAGAGTTATATAAGACGACTTTTCATTTAAACGCCAAAAGAAAAAGGgaagttatttttaaaaatatttgtctATATTTtgctagaaaaaaaattaaaaaaaaatttcattatgatataaataatgtatgccctatattttttattgaaaacaTTACTATACCGACAATATACATAATTTCGAAAAATGATAAGATTGTACATCCAGTACATTCTTTATATTTAGCTTACAAACAAAATAAAGCAAATAAAACAATTTATATTTCTGAAAAAACAGTACAATCCTATGAATCTTTTTcgtatgaaaataaattgaCTGTAGCTATTAAATATGTTTTGTATGGTTCTGCTTCTAAATCAGgcataaaaatttttgatatatctgaatattataaattatttaatgcattaaaaaataaatactcttatgaatttaattttattgataaactgataattaaaaaacaaaaacaaaaaagtaaaattattaataatgttaaaaaatttatttgttttaaataCAAAACTCAATCCTCTCTTAATTCATCCAACTGTTTATA TCAATCTACTTTATGCTCTATGCGTGATACGAATccaa atgaaaatgaatatatgcAATATGAGTCAATAGACGATATGAAATAtggaaattataaaaatgataagtATATTGAAACCggaataataaataaatatgaaggTTTATTTTCGGATGTTgagaatattataaatgaatcTAATGAAACaaactttttaaaaagtaatgATAGTGAGAACTTAAATAAGTTTAATCAAACATATAAACAAATTGATGGAAAAAAAGATCAAAGACCTTTTAAGATATTACATATGCAGAGTGCAAGAAGTTCATTGAAAtcaa aAAAAAGTACATATAAGAAATCTTTAACATGGGACAGCAAACTACATAGTTCTATTACATATTTTAAGGAAGATTGCCCATTtgaattaatgaaaaatgatgaatatatttaa
- the GCN5 gene encoding histone acetyltransferase GCN5, putative → MEYILSNKNENILNYQNEILKKRKLTDENFFYNINEDINNDLVKNENELLNNDRNNINNKSELSECLEKNMFTPNHNEIINNGFIRKINKICDELKEKEIILNYSKSNNQLNLHNNKLYENNFKKNVINNNILINQNLDNLNNKLQKEINEDIHNSQLNLNSRSEDKKITNISLDNNKLQNTNLNNYHIDNQNEKTFVNINLNNTILFKNDKQNNNCINGNQLNNTLSGNGNLDFNNFNSNKNSFYSTNVNINLNEKLNNSKQNNSYLYTINQIKMENNSNFIRFNSNQDINTNNNLLNDYSNNRTKEDMINSNLIKSSKNVNINFQDDDQKKLSVNLKRKANNITNKNNTINDFSYNRETNFLNSYDIRNHKMNTDILLTNNYDDDNNNNNNNNNNNNNDNNDNNNNNNDNNNDNDNNNNNNNNNNNNNNNNNNNNNNNNNNNDNNNNENNNENNDDNKDNNDNNNNENNDNSNENNDDNNDNENNENNNNNENNDDNNDNNNNENNDDINNNNNENNDDINNNNNENNDDINNNNNNENNDDNNENNDDNNDNNDNNYNNGNYDNDNNENNDDINNNNNNENNDDNKDNNDNNNENNDNSNENNDDNNDNENNENNNNNNNDGNIIFINSNSDKDNINDNTINSNSVKDNINDNTINSNSVKDNINDNTINSNSVKDNINDNTINSNSVKDNINNNIIINSNGGDICKDDDNNYKNNFFSADNENNNSEKDNKYIDKNNNNSNYVINSNDNSSSSSSIININFSNNISINNNAKIDNNKQINNRMNNFICKNINDNITVSNNDNIKNVSNINENKNSNIIINAINSINNNNNIIRNNIISNDNDNIEQNVLLNDKKKMLMNNKIENITENLNNQNKLINQNVNSVNMSNMKLNLENNKNIISQTSKNINTNNFNNIVNNNIQLSKNNNLMSSKQVMHVSTSNTSLNKGNKVNKLNEINRINNINFNDEKSHLINDAGKAKVIKYKNIENQENLINLKEKTEELKLDDKRKDVGKMDGLDTTLKNDDNNLNNSINNVNNVSMCNISNLNNMNAINSTNRVNNMNLIKNMNNFNSMNIPLNNINSYNFNMTTYNNNMVNSFNNTNNNFIQANQINPISNNLMNELQNNNNSGNTNFINNANKLPNIPPLGLKNNKNMFLKNSNTNEFENLKKVYSNYSNNRNSNNKINSNENNKSIIKNMRLENLNFSESINLKNVDDLDLSVNFLNGKYISKLNSDEKIYNIVHYIVKNSLVDYLFDFYNNESLIYKDKGDTLEVNSNQSLKYSNDLKDEKCEKKENNQEKQERKINEKEENEIEELKKENKEKVKNEEDEVIKKIIDVNENKSNELIENKDRKTLRENNNDIKKNTDLNESKNNDNIDKNTNENNFSNIVNSKKYIQLEKSLCTDNNNNNNNILNELGKDTITIKSENIDKDRSYAIEKDENERYKDEKINEEIKNLTFDKNQIDNITKKKEDEVKETNIFLNEDIDKDSKKDLASYNLEDSTSENNKSILIEITKSICSIINLQQLPPVNSRLTNPNLIYDPNYENIYSKWKTFLKKQQSSGNLISKCFSRDFLYTVLLCNYASIIEDLRKTAVKKKIKYFFLHLCLEAGISINVALMLFINATKQNNKLQSLLPSETGLGYLHRDAGGAKEENMGIITFECITNDREPDHLIKLITLKNIFSRQLPKMPREYIVRLVFDRNHYTFCLLKKNTVIGGVCFRPYFEQKFAEIAFLAVTSTEQVKGYGTRLMNHLKEHVKKFGIEYFLTYADNFAIGYFRKQGFSQKISMPKERWFGYIKDYDGGTLMECYIFPNINYLRLSEMLYEQKKTVKKAIHFIKPQVMFKGLSFFSENKGTYLHPSNIPGLLEVGWKKESKEISKKTHNKEIQLKDQILNVLDFLEKQQSAWPFLKPVSLSEAPDYYDIIKEPTDIFTMRRKARHGEYKTKEDFGIELKRMFDNCRLYNAPTTIYFKYANELQALIWPKYESINDNAK, encoded by the exons atggagtatattttaagtaataaaaatgaaaatatactGAATTatcaaaatgaaattttaaagaaaagaaaattaactgatgaaaattttttttataatattaatgaagatattaataatgatttagttaagaatgaaaatgaattacTTAACAATGATCgaaataatattaacaaTAAATCAGAATTAAGCGAGTGCTTAGAAAAGAATATGTTTACACCGAATcataatgaaattataaataatggtttcattagaaaaataaataaaatatgtgatgagttaaaagaaaaagagataatattaaattattcaaaatCAAATAATCAACTAAATTTACATAATAACAAATtgtatgaaaataattttaaaaaaaatgtgataaataataatattttaataaatcaaaatttagataatttaaataataaattacaaaaagaaataaatgaagataTACATAATTCTCAATTGAATTTAAATAGTAGGAGTGAAgacaaaaaaattacaaacaTATCtttagataataataaacttCAAAACactaatttaaataattatcataTAGATAATCAAAATGAGAAAACATttgtaaatattaatttaaataataccattttatttaagaatgacaaacaaaataataattgcATAAATGGAAACCAGTTAAATAATACTTTATCTGGTAACGGCAACCttgattttaataattttaattctaaTAAGAACAGTTTTTATAGTACtaatgtaaatataaatttaaatgagaaattaaataatagtaaacaaaataatagttatttatatacaataaatcaaataaaaatggaaaataatTCGAATTTTATTAGATTTAATTCAAACCAAGatataaatacaaataataatcTTTTAAATGATTATTCAAATAATCGTACTAAAGAAGATATGATTAAttcaaatttaataaaatcttCAAAGAATGTAAATATCAATTTTCAAGATGATGACCAAAAAAAGTTATCCGTTAATCTTAAAAGAAAAGCTAATAATATCACAAATAAGAATAACACTATTAATGATTTTTCATATAACAGAGAAACTAATTTTTTGAATAGTTATGATATAAGGAATCATAAGATGAATACTGATATACTTTTAACTAATAATTAtgatgatgataataataataataataataacaataataataacaataatgataataatgataataataataataataatgataataataatgataatgataataataataataataataataataataataataataataataataataataataataataataataataataataataatgataataataataatgaaaataataatgaaaataacgatgataataaagataataatgataataataataatgaaaataatgataatagtaatgaaaataatgatgataataatgataatgaaaataatgaaaataataataataatgaaaataatgatgataataatgataataataataatgaaaataatgatgatattaataataataataatgaaaataatgatgatattaataataataataatgaaaataatgatgatattaataataataataataatgaaaataatgatgataataatgaaaataatgatgataataatgataataatgataataattataataatggtaattatgataatgataataatgaaaataatgatgatattaataataataataataatgaaaataacgatgataataaagataataatgataataataatgaaaataatgataatagtaatgaaaataatgatgataataatgataatgaaaataatgaaaataataataataataataatgatggtaatattatttttataaatagtaatagtgataaagataatataaatgataatactATAAATAGCAATAGTGttaaagataatataaatgataatactATAAATAGCAATAGTGttaaagataatataaatgataatactATAAATAGCAATAGTGttaaagataatataaatgataatactATAAATAGCAATAGTGttaaagataatataaataataatattattattaatagtaATGGTGGTGATATTTGTAAAgatgatgataataattataagaataattttttttctgctgataatgaaaataataacagtgaaaaagataataaatacattgataaaaataataataatagcaaTTATGTTATAAATAGTAATGATAATAGTAGTAGTAGTAGtagtattataaatataaacttcagtaataatattagtattaataataatgcaaaaatagataataataaacaaattaataataggatgaataattttatatgtaaaaatattaacgACAATATAACAGTtagtaataatgataatattaaaaatgttaGTAACATTAATGAGAATAAAAATAGCAACATCATTATTAATGCTATAAAcagtattaataataataataacataattcgtaataatattattagtaatgataatgataatattgaacaaaatgtattattaaatgataaaaaaaaaatgttaatgaataataaaattgaaaatattacagaaaatttaaataatcagAATAAATTGATAAATCAAAATGTAAATAGCGTTAATATGAGTAAtatgaaattaaatttagaaaataataaaaatataatttcacaaacaagtaaaaatataaacacaaacaattttaataacattgtgaataataatatacagctttcaaaaaataataatttaatgtcCAGTAAGCAGGTTATGCACGTGAGTACAAGCAACACATCTTTAAATAAAGGAAACAAAGTAAATAAactaaatgaaataaatagaattaacaatattaattttaatgatgaaaaatcgcatttaataaatgatgCAGGTAAAGCAAAAGTaattaaatacaaaaatatagaaaatcaagaaaatttaataaatttgaaGGAAAAGACAGAAGAATTAAAGTTAGACGATAAGAGGAAAGATGTAGGAAAAATGGATGGACTAGATACAACTTTAAAAAACGATGATAATAACCTTAATAACAGTATAAATAATGTTAATAATGTAAGCATGTGTAATATAAGTAATTTAAACAATATGAATGCAATAAACAGTACAAATCGTGTGAATAATATGAATTTAATTAagaatatgaataattttaattctatGAATATTCCattaaataacataaattcatataattttaatatgacaacatataataataacatggttaattcatttaacaatactaataataattttatacaaGCTAATCAAATAAATCCAATATCAAATAATCTTATGAATGAATTacaaaataacaataattcAGGGAATACAAATTTTATAAACAATGCAAACAAGCTTCCAAATATTCCTCCTTTAGGattaaaaaacaataaaaatatgtttttaaagAATTCTAACACAAATGaatttgaaaatttaaaaaaagtgtaTTCTAATTACTCTAATAATAGgaattcaaataataaaataaattcaaatgaaaataacaaaagtattataaaaaatatgcgtcttgaaaatttaaattttagcgaaagtattaatttaaaaaatgttgaTGATTTAGATTTGAGTGTTAATTTTCTCAATggtaaatatatttctaaattaaacagtgatgaaaaaatttacaatatAGTTCATTATATTGTAAAAAACTCATTAGTAGACTACctttttgatttttataataatgaaagcTTAATTTATAAGGACAAAGGGGATACACTAGAAGTTAATAGTAATCAGAGTTTAAAGTATTCAAACGatttaaaagatgaaaaatgtgaaaaaaaagaaaataatcaAGAGAAACAAGAAAggaaaataaatgaaaaagaggaaaatgaaattgaagaattaaaaaaagagaataaagaaaaagtaaaaaatgaagaagatgaagtaataaaaaaaataattgatgtaaatgaaaataaaagcaaTGAACTGATAGAAAATAAGGATAGAAAAACATTAAGAGAAAATAacaatgatataaaaaaaaacactgatttaaatgaatcaaaaaataatgataatattgataaaaatactAATGAGAAcaatttttcaaatattgTTAATagcaaaaaatatatacagtTAGAGAAATCTCTTTGTacagataataataataataataataatatattaaatgaattagGTAAAGATACTATTACCATTAAAAGCGAAAATATAGATAAAGATAGATCATATGCCATAGAAAAAGATGAGAATGAAAGATATAAAGATGagaaaataaatgaagaaataaaaaatttaactttcGATAAAAATCAAATTGATAATATcacaaaaaagaaagaagatGAAGTTAAGGagacaaatatatttttaaatgaagataTTGATAAAGATAGCAAAAAAGATTTGGCAAGTTATAATTTAGAAGATAGTACTtctgaaaataataaatcaatattaatagaaataaCAAAAAGTATATGctctataataaatttacaaCAACTTCCACCAGTAAATTCTAGATTAACAAACCCTAATTTGATTTATGATcctaattatgaaaatatatattcaaaatggaaaacatttttaaaaaaacaacaATCAAGCGGAAATTTAATAAGTAAATGCTTTTCAAGAGATTTTTTATACACAGTTTTATTGTGTAATTATGCAAGTATAATTGAAGATTTGAGAAAAACAgctgtaaaaaaaaaaattaaatatttttttttacatttatgtTTAGAAGCGGGAATTTCTATCAATGTCGCATTAATGCTATTTATTAATGCAActaaacaaaataataaactaCAA tcTTTATTACCATCGGAAACGGGATTAGGGTATCTACATAGAGATGCTGGAGGAGCAAAGGAAGAAAACATGGGAATAATAACATTTGAATGTATAACGAATGATAGAGAACCAgatcatttaataaaattaataacactaaaaaatattttctctaGACAATTACCTAAAATGCCTAGGGAGTATATAGTTAGACTTGTATTTGACAGAAATCACTATACTTTTTgcttacttaaaaaaaatacagtaATTGGAGGAGTATGCTTTAGGCCATATTTTGAGCAAAAATTTGCAGAAATAGCATTTTTGGCAGTTACTTCAACTGAACAAGTAAAAGGATATGGTACAAGACTAATGAATCATCTAAAAGAGCATGTTAAAAAATTTGGcatagaatattttttaacttaTGCAG aTAACTTTGCTATAGGTTATTTCCGAAAACAAGGATTTTCTCAAAAAATTTCAATGCCAAAAGAAAGATGGTTTGGATATATAAAAGATTACGATGGTGGTACTTTAATGGAGTGTTACATATTCccaaatataaattatttaagacTTTCTGAAATGTTatatgaacaaaaaaaaactgTAAAAAAAGCaattcattttataaaacCACAAGTGATGTTTAAGGGGTTAAGCTTTTTTTCTGAAAATAAAGGAACATATTTGCATCCAAGTAATATTCCAGGATTATTAGAAGTTGGATGGAAAAAGGAAAGTAAAGAAATATCGAAAAAAACTCACAATAAAGAAATTCAATTAAAAGATCAAATTTTAAATGTTCTTGATTTTTTGGAAAAACAACAATCTGCTTGGCCATTTCTCAAACCTGTTAGCCTTTCTGAAGCACCTGATTATTATGACATTATAAAGGAACCAACTGATATTTTTACTATGAGAAGAAAAGCTAGAcat ggggaatataaaacaaaagaGGATTTTGGTATTGAACTTAAAAGAATGTTTGATAATTGCCGCTTGTACAATGCTCCAACTACTATTTACTTTAAATATGCAAATGAATTGCAAGCTCTTATATGGCCAAAATATGAAAGTATAAATGATAATGCAAAATAA
- a CDS encoding RNA-binding protein, putative — MSLTNSTKIFIGSIPKDVTEEELKAEASKYGTITQVYYVPATAQSPRGWAFITYEQRSEAYKAIEALDYKCIFPNSQRPLDVRFASYKYNNPTDIQAANKNIWQKHVTSDGHPYYYNSITGHSQWEKPKEILTTNYTGKSTVASFGPPGANVFVFHLPSHWTDMELYQHFQHFGYVISARIQRDSSGRNKGYGFVSFNNPESALNAIKGMHGFYVSGKHLKVQLKKGEEHYVQMNSPAQPQLTPAQPYSIQQPIIGNHHQPYMTHLMYGGMDSPNQMRYNTYSLSR; from the exons atGTCATTAACTAACTctactaaaatttttattggaAGTATACCTAAAGATGTTACAGAG GAGGAATTAAAAGCAGAAGCGTCAAAATATGGTACTATAACTCAAGTTTATTATGTACCAGCTACAGCTCAAAGTCCAAGAGGATGGGCATTTATTACTTATGAACAAAGATCAGAAGCATATAAAGCAATTGAAGCTTTAGATTATAAATGCATTTTTCCAAATAGTCAAAGACCATTAGACGTGAGATTTGCCAgctataaatataataaccCAACAGATATACAAGCagctaataaaaatatttggcAAAAACATGTAACATCAGATGGTCATCCATATTACTATAATTCTATTACTGGTCATTCACAATGGGAAAAAccaaaagaaatattaacaACAAATTATACAGGAAAAAGCACAGTAGCATCATTTGGACCACCTGGTGCGaatgtttttgtttttcatttACCATCTCATTGGACCGATATGGAATTATATCAA CATTTTCAACATTTTGGATATGTAATAAGTGCAAGAATTCAAAGAGATTCAAGTGGAAGGAATAAGGGATATGGATTTGTGAGTTTTAATAACCCTGAGTCAGCTTTAAATGCCATTAAAGGTATGCATGGATTTTATGTATCAGGAAAACATTTAAAagttcaattaaaaaaaggagaAGAACATTATGTGCAAATGAATTCACCTGCACAACCACAACTAACTCCTGCCCAACCTTATTCTATTCAACAACCGATAATAGGAAATCATCATCAACCATATATGACACATTTGATGTATGGAGGTATGGATTCCCCAAATCAAATGAGATACAACACATATTCACTAAGtagataa